Proteins encoded by one window of Cloeon dipterum chromosome 2, ieCloDipt1.1, whole genome shotgun sequence:
- the LOC135936676 gene encoding uncharacterized protein LOC135936676: protein MRLGLFVFLSLAFCAAQTTQSEDYIPAPYFEGGENLSVEKCGHEDSPYRWAVSVRTLAGENEHCGGIALSPRTVLITGKCGFSTRDANDLRVSLRACWWTPNDDECKKRDIRIFDIIELPFTKVAITEKMMPSEVMPICLFNRDNLMDSELQTESPYFEWQHFWIGGYKHWTQKIVIGPGECIKNLSKNELDHLKNSHISTKNILCLKDHNHGLGNKILVNRYKRRYFLRAIKFEHGNFYIDILPYIDQIVRNAKGIYALSMPQPTPRKIEFSAPDNLSFPDCGRKPTAESRRKRDNDDSSEDLSLIHHIFGGSTAQQGGHPWHANIENEETGGICGGTLISPTVVLTGREAKELMNFRDFDLKYSF, encoded by the exons ATGAGGCTCGGACTTTTCGTCTTTCTCAGCCTTGCATTTTGCGCCGCACAAACCACTCAAAGCGAGGACTACATTCCAGCTCCGt ATTTTGAGGGCGGAGAAAACTTGAGCGTCGAGAAGTGTGGTCACGAAGATTCTCCTTACCGCTGGGCCGTTTCTGTTAGAACTCTAGCAGGGGAAAATGAACATTGCGGAGGCATAGCCCTTTCTCCAAGAACTGTTCTAATAACAG GCAAATGCGGCTTCTCAACACGAGATGCAAACGATTTACGGGTCTCTCTTAGAGCTTGTTGGTGGACACCAAATGATGATGAATGCAAGAAAAGGGACATAAga ATCTTCGATATAATTGAACTACCTTTTACTAAAGTTGCCATAACTGAAAAGATGATGCCTAGTGAAGTAATGCCCATTTGTTTGTTCAACCGAGACAACCTAATGGATTCGGAACTTCAAACAGAATCACCCTACTTTGAATGGCAACATTTTTGG ATTGGGGGTTACAAACACTGGACACAGA aaattgttATTGGACCAGGCGAATGCATAAAAAATCtatcaaaaaatgaattggatCATCTGAAGAATTCTCACATTTCCACAAAAAATATCCTCTGTTTGAAGGATCACAATCACGGTTTGG gcaataaaattttggtgaaCCGATACAAAAGGAGATATTTCttgagagcaataaaatttgagcatGGCAATTTTTACATTGATATATTGCCATACATTGACCAGATTGTGAGAAATGCAAAAGGTATTTATGCTCTGTCGATGCCGCAGCCAACACCCCGAAAAATAG AGTTCAGCGCACCAGACAACCTCAGTTTCCCCGACTGTGGAAGGAAACCGACAGCAGAAAGTAGAAGAAAACGAGACAATGATGATTCATCCGAGGATTTGTCACTGATCCATCATATTTTCGGAGGCAGCACAGCTCAGCAAGGTGGACACCCGTGGCATGCTAACATTGAAAATGAGGAGACTGGAGGAATCTGTGGCGGAACATTGATTTCGCCGACAGTAGTTTTGACTGGTAGGGAAGCAAAAGAATTGATGAATTTTCGTGActtcgatttaaaatattctttttag
- the LOC135937591 gene encoding CLIP domain-containing serine protease B4-like, whose amino-acid sequence MRLGLLVLLSLALCAAQTTQSEDYIPAPYFDEDENLSIKDCANETTLNQWAVSVRKIASGYGSPCPGIAISKKTVLMRGHRVLVKFAERVTGQSDCLKNLTENQLEIVKAQQIPTKNILCLKDHVQGSSNILVNLYKGRYFLRGTKFGPGNFYIDILPYIYEIASSTGDISALHSTPQSIPGRRFKTPDEKHSFPNCGIKRRTRRTKRDLDDTPVDHILSGTDAEENRHPWHAFIYIEKSNSTSSKCGGTLISPRAVLTAAHCIYGTKATDVVEVTIGIYSMMKESPGEQNKIPSRVIVHPDYNSNFHYDIGLMIFDEPFEITDKVHPICLWNEDSSLDRVAGKYAVVVGFGYAANYSVPDILQEAQLPIKSHKDCYLTSDRNFFGKNLWPGDNFCAGYLNGTTTCNGDSGGSLSLKRIGRWFIRGIVSFGKSTTVRIKDNDTRVCHPYYYSLFTDVATYMDWIVDNTPDISFIN is encoded by the exons ATGAGGCTCGGACTTCTTGTCCTTCTCAGCCTTGCACTTTGCGCCGCACAAACCACTCAAAGCGAGGACTACATCCCGGCTCCGT ATTTTGATGAGGATGAAAACTTAAGTATCAAGGACTGTGCAAACGAAACAACTCTGAACCAATGGGCCGTGTCAGTTAGAAAGATAGCCTCTGGTTATGGTAGTCCTTGCCCAGGAATAgctatttctaaaaaaactgTTCTAATGAGAG GTCATCGGGTGTTGGTCAAATTTGCAGAGAGAGTTACGGGCCAAAGCGATTGCCTAAAAAATCTGACAGAAAATCAGCTGGAGATAGTGAAGGCGCAACAAATTCccactaaaaatattctctgTTTGAAAGATCACGTTCAAGGTTCAA GTAACATATTGGTAAATTTGTACAAGGGAAGATATTTTTTGAGAGGAACAAAATTTGGacctggaaatttttacaTCGACATACTGCCCTACATTTACGAAATTGCAAGTAGCACTGGAGATATTTCTGCTCTTCATTCCACCCCGCAGTCAATTCCAGGAAGac GGTTTAAAACACCAGATGAGAAGCACAGTTTCCCCAACTGTGGAATAAAACGGCGCACAAGAAGAACCAAACGAGACCTTGATGACACACCCGTTGACCATATATTAAGTGGGACTGACGCTGAGGAAAACAGGCACCCGTGGCATGCTTTCATCTACatagaaaaatcaaactcGACATCGTCAAAATGTGGTGGCACGCTGATCTCGCCTAGAGCAGTTTTGACTG CTGCGCATTGCATTTACGGAACAAAAGCAACGGATGTAGTAGAAGTTACTATTGGGATCTATAGTATGATGAAGGAAAGTCCtggagagcaaaataaaatt CCCAGCAGAGTGATTGTGCACCCTGactacaattcaaattttcattatgaTATCGGTTTGATGATCTTTGATGAGCCGTTTGAAATTACTGATAAGGTCCATCCCATTTGTTTGTGGAACGAGGACTCCAGTTTGGACCGCGTCGCTGGAAAATACGCTGTG GTGGTTGGATTTGGATATGCTGCTAACTACTCTGTTCCCGACATTCTTCAAGAGGCGCAGCTGCCTATAAAATCACATAAAGACTGCTACCTGACGAGCGACCGGAatttctttggaaaaaatctatGGCCAGGAGACAATTTTTGTGCCGGCTATTTGAACG gAACAACCACGTGCAACGGGGACAGTGGAGGCAGCCTCTCTCTGAAAAGGATCGGCCGGTGGTTCATCCGAGGCATTGTCAGCTTTGGAAAATCGACAACTGTAAGGATCAAAGACAATGACACACGAGTGTGTCATCCATATTACTACTCATTGTTTACCGACGTTGCAACTTACATGGACTGGATTGTTGATAACACACCGGACATTTCATTCATAAATTGA
- the LOC135936041 gene encoding transmembrane protease serine 11D-like, whose protein sequence is MTLKSAFSLLLLGFAVCVALAEKDRIPAPYFTDGENLSTENCGVHGERDWIVEIAILHPGKLNICFGAIISHRTVLTYACDLQTDDFRNVSVYINDCMQKNNYNVEKCTGSKIEVRDVILMNSDLLKERAYKYPMYILKTKKMPDNISPICLFNRGNQMDLVEDPQSKYISWSTGFLRDINQTSYISNIESKPYGEFLSYDRCLVKLSKQVEVSQLFLQTRFLCLRQEHFLGNFFLVNYYRGRHFIRGISVHYSFVYNNSAYVAYIDILPYIESIVWNSNDMSVLSPVPSVKSIRAFRSSDNLSFSNCGRKTTAARSKRETGDEVEDIRSHQLILAGRRARRGAHPWHAAVESSTGFSCGGSLISKKVVLTAAHCIEGQRAEDFEVTIGMYNKTLWNSTDIQIKTPSRLKIHPKYSRGKFHYDVGLMIFEKAFELTEHVHPICLWNEDTNLDAVAGRAALVAGYGYFKDYSHPATLQEAEITIRSHLECYHSLRKYYGARLKPGDNFCAGYTNGTTVCNGDSGSSLSLEKDGRWFIRGIVSFAKSKKVKINGEEAEVCDPDAFPLFSDVAYYIDWIVEFSPDINFDYFGR, encoded by the exons ATGACGCTGAAAAGCGCATTTTCGCTTCTTCTCCTAGGCTTTGCAGTTTGCGTCGCTCTGGCCGAGAAGGATCGCATCCCAGCACCGT ACTTCACCGATGGAGAGAATTTGAGTACTGAGAACTGTGGCGTTCATGGGGAAAGAGATTGGATAGTTGAAATAGCAATCTTACATCctggaaaattgaatatttgctTTGGAGCAATTATATCCCATAGGACTGTTCTCACGT ACGCATGCGATTTGCAGACAGATGATTTCAGAAATGTATCGGTTTACATCAATGATTGCATGCAAAAGAATAATTACAACGTTGAAAAATGCACTGGAAGTAAAATTGAG GTGAGAGATGTGATTTTGATGAACAGCGATCTCTTGAAAGAACGAGCGTACAAATATCCGatgtacattttaaaaacaaagaagaTGCCTGACAACATATCTccaatttgtttgttcaaCCGCGGCAATCAAATGGACTTGGTAGAGGATCCTCAATCAAAGTACATTTCGTGGTCGACGGGATTT cTTCGTGATATAAATCAAACATCGTATATATCTAATATCGAATCTAAACCTTACG GAGAATTCTTGTCCTATGATAGATGTCTCGTGAAGTTAAGTAAGCAAGTAGAAGTTTCCCAGCTCTTTCTTCAAACCCGGTTCTTGTGCTTGCGTCAGGAGCACTTTCTAG gTAACTTTTTCCTCGTGAATTACTACCGAGGAAGGCACTTCATTAGAGGCATATCAGTTCATTATTCTTTCGTTTACAACAATTCCGCGTATGTAGCATATATCGATATTCTACCCTACATCGAATCCATCGTGTGGAACTCGAATGACATGTCAGTTTTATCCCCCGTCCCATCTGTGAAATCAATCAGAG CTTTTAGGAGTTCTGACAACCTGAGTTTCTCAAATTGTGGACGGAAAACAACAGCCGCCAGGAGCAAACGGGAGACAGGAGACGAGGTTGAAGACATCAGGTCGCACCAGTTGATATTGGCCGGACGCAGAGCCCGACGCGGCGCACACCCATGGCATGCCGCAGTCGAGAGCAGCACTGGTTTCTCGTGCGGTGGAAGTCTCATATCGAAAAAGGTGGTTTTAACag CCGCGCACTGTATCGAAGGACAAAGAGCTGAGGACTTTGAAGTCACTATTGGGATGTATAACAAGACTCTGTGGAATTCTACTGACATTCAGATTAAAACA CCCAGCAGGCTGAAAATTCATCCAAAGTACTCGAGAGGGAAGTTCCACTACGACGTTGGTCTCATGATTTTCGAAAAAGCATTTGAACTGACTGAACACGTACACCCGATTTGTCTGTGGAACGAAGACACCAATCTTGACGCCGTCGCCGGAAGAGCCGCTTTG GTGGCTGGCTACGGGTATTTTAAGGATTACTCTCACCCTGCGACGCTCCAAGAGGCTGAAATAACGATAAGGTCACACTTGGAGTGCTACCATAGTCTGAGGAAATATTACGGAGCGCGTTTGAAGCCTGGAGACAATTTTTGCGCCGGTTATACAAACG GCACAACCGTGTGCAACGGGGACAGTGGCAGCAGCCTCTCACTGGAAAAAGACGGAAGGTGGTTCATTAGAGGCATTGTCAGCTTTGCCAAAtcaaaaaaagtcaaaattaatggCGAAGAAGCCGAAGTGTGCGATCCTGACGCTTTTCCCTTGTTCTCTGACGTGGCTTATTACATCGATTGGATTGTGGAATTCTCCCCTGACATCAATTTCGACTATTTCGGGCGATAA
- the LOC135936093 gene encoding complement factor B-like, producing MRRGLLVLLSLSVCCGQKAKSEDYIPAPYFDEDENLSVKDCANETSLNHWAVSVRSISSTSGYDIPCPGIAISQKTVLLRERLPFLKSSVRDLRVFFGHCWQSDEEECIKNSIKVKKVIDVGMNSTAQFVHYTVLRTEEMPTQVTPLCLFNRDNAIDLKRNSPYFEWKLWLRGGYADRTQKNVTSQSECLTNQTENQLEILKEQHIPTKNILCLKDHDEGSSNILVNLYKGRYFLRGTKFGTGNLYIDILPYIYEIASNAEDISALHSIPQSIPRKRFQSPDDKLSFPNCGIKRRTRRTKRDLDDDSPVPLIVNGSDAEEKRHPWHAFIYIENSDSTSSQCGGTLISPRAVLTAAHCINGTEATDIEVTVGMYNKINRTSGDQNRTPSRLLVHPDYNSNLHYDIGLMIFDEPFKITDKVHPICLWNNGSNLDHIAGRFAVAVGFGFIADYSLPDDLQEAQLPIKSHKDCYLTSDRKFYGKYLWPGDNFCAGYLNGTSTCNGDSGGSLSLKRLGRWYIRGIVSFGYPKIASIEGNPTKVCHPQYYSLFTDVASYINWIVDNTPDISFKKTQ from the exons ATGAGGCGTGGACTTCTCGTCCTTCTCAGCCTCTCGGTTTGCTGCGGACAAAAGGCCAAAAGCGAGGACTACATTCCAGCTCCGT atTTTGATGAGGATGAAAACTTAAGCGTCAAGGACTGTGCCAACGAAACATCTCTAAACCACTGGGCCGTGTCAGTTAGAAGCATATCCTCTACCTCTGGTTATGATATTCCTTGCCCAGGAATAGCTATTTCTCAAAAAACTGTTCTATTGAGAG agagGCTCCCCTTCTTGAAATCAAGTGTACGTGATTTACGGGTCTTTTTCGGACATTGTTGGCAATCTGACGAAGAAGAATGCATCAAGAATTCcatcaaa gtaaAAAAAGTGATTGACGTTGGCATGAATTCGACAGCTCAATTTGTACATTATACAGTTCTTAGAACTGAGGAAATGCCCACTCAAGTAACTcctctttgtttatttaatcgTGACAACGCAATTGACTTGAAACGAAATTCCCCCTACTTTGAATGGAAACTTTGGTTG AGAGGAGGTTATGCAGACAGGACACAAA agAATGTTACAAGCCAAAGCGAATGCCTAACAAATCAGACAGAAAATCAGCTGGAGATATTGAAGGAGCAGCATATTCCCACTAAAAATATCCTCTGTTTGAAAGATCATGATGAAGGTTCAA GTAACATATTGGTAAATTTGTACAAGGGAAGATATTTTTTGAGAGGTACAAAGTTTGGAACTGGAAATTTATACATCGACATACTGCCCTACATTTACGAAATTGCAAGTAACGCAGAAGATATTTCTGCTCTTCATTCCATCCCGCAGTCAATTCCgagaaaac GGTTTCAGTCTCCAGATGACAAGCTCAGTTTCCCCAACTGTGGAATAAAGCGGCGCACAAGAAGAACCAAACGAGACCTTGATGATGACTCACCCGTTCCTCTTATTGTGAATGGGTCAGACGCCGAGGAAAAAAGGCACCCGTGGCATGCATTCATCTACATAGAAAATTCAGACTCAACCTCGTCACAATGTGGCGGCACGCTGATCTCGCCTAGAGCAGTTTTAACTG CTGCACATTGCATTAATGGAACAGAGGCAACGGATATAGAAGTTACTGTAGGAATGTATAATAAGATTAATAGAACTTCTGGAGATCAAAATAGAACA ccCAGCAGACTGCTTGTGCACCCTGactacaattcaaatttacattaCGATATCGGTTTGATGATCTTTGATgagccatttaaaattactgaTAAAGTCCATCCCATTTGCTTGTGGAACAATGGTTCCAATTTGGACCACATCGCAGGAAGATTCGCTGTG GCGGTTGGATTTGGATTTATTGCTGACTACTCTTTACCCGACGATCTTCAAGAGGCGCAGCTACCAATAAAATCACATAAAGATTGCTACCTGACGAGCGACCGGAAATTCTATGGAAAATATCTATGGCCAGGAGACAATTTTTGTGCTGGCTATTTGAACG GAACGAGCACGTGCAACGGGGACAGTGGAGGCAGCCTCTCTCTGAAAAGGCTCGGCCGGTGGTACATCCGAGGCATTGTCAGCTTTGGATACCCGAAAATTGCATCTATCGAAGGTAATCCGACCAAAGTGTGCCATCCACAGTACTACTCATTGTTTACCGACGTTGCAAGTTATATAAACTGGATTGTAGATAACACACCGgacatttcattcaaaaaaacgcaataa